A single window of Intrasporangium calvum DSM 43043 DNA harbors:
- a CDS encoding amidohydrolase has product MTPLFDEISRVVTESEGELIDFRRDLHQHPELGRAEVRTTRLLAERLESEGIAVHRLQGTGLVADVGAPEPVVRIGLRADLDALPIREQTDLEFASRTDGVSHACGHDVHTTALLGAALALKAVEERLRDHGVAARLVFQPAEELMPGGAEDVVAQDGLVGVDRIFALHCDPSLDVGHVGLRVGPITAAADHIDVTLTGRGGHTSRPHLTQDLTYALSKVVTDVPAALSRRIDPRAAAALVWGSIHSGGAHNVIPATGRATGTLRMLDVETWAGVEKLLDEVVHAVVAPYGVAADVTITKGVPPVVNDAACIDAFTAAVVGAGATVAPTPQSLGGEDFAWYLTHVPGAMARLGTRRPGGPTYDLHRGDLVIDEGAIAVGAATLAGCVLAAAAHHLLARPGGGALATAE; this is encoded by the coding sequence ATGACCCCGTTGTTCGATGAGATCTCCCGAGTCGTGACCGAGTCCGAGGGTGAGCTCATCGACTTCCGGCGGGACCTGCACCAGCACCCCGAGCTGGGACGCGCCGAGGTCCGCACGACGCGGCTGCTCGCGGAGCGCCTCGAGTCGGAGGGCATCGCCGTGCACCGGCTGCAGGGGACCGGGCTGGTGGCGGACGTCGGCGCTCCCGAGCCGGTGGTCCGGATCGGCCTGCGCGCCGACCTCGATGCGCTACCGATCCGCGAGCAGACCGACCTGGAGTTCGCCTCCCGCACCGACGGGGTCAGCCATGCGTGCGGCCACGACGTGCACACGACCGCGCTGCTCGGCGCCGCCCTCGCGCTCAAGGCCGTGGAGGAGCGGCTCCGGGACCACGGTGTCGCCGCTCGGCTCGTCTTCCAGCCCGCCGAGGAGCTGATGCCGGGCGGGGCAGAGGACGTCGTCGCCCAGGACGGCCTGGTGGGGGTCGACCGGATCTTCGCCCTGCACTGCGACCCGTCCCTCGACGTGGGTCACGTCGGGCTCCGCGTCGGCCCGATCACCGCGGCGGCCGACCACATCGACGTCACCCTCACCGGGCGCGGCGGCCACACGAGCCGACCGCATCTCACCCAGGACCTCACCTACGCCCTGTCCAAGGTGGTGACGGACGTCCCGGCGGCGCTCTCCCGCCGGATCGACCCCCGAGCGGCTGCGGCCCTCGTGTGGGGGTCGATCCACAGTGGCGGGGCGCACAACGTCATCCCGGCCACCGGCCGGGCGACTGGCACCCTGCGGATGCTCGACGTGGAGACGTGGGCGGGCGTCGAGAAGCTCCTCGACGAGGTGGTGCACGCCGTGGTGGCGCCGTACGGGGTGGCCGCCGACGTCACCATCACCAAGGGTGTGCCACCCGTCGTCAACGACGCCGCCTGCATCGACGCGTTCACCGCCGCGGTGGTCGGGGCCGGCGCCACGGTGGCGCCGACACCGCAGTCGCTGGGCGGCGAGGACTTCGCCTGGTACCTGACCCACGTCCCTGGTGCGATGGCCCGGCTCGGCACCCGCCGCCCCGGCGGGCCGACCTATGACCTGCACCGCGGCGACCTCGTCATCGACGAGGGCGCGATCGCGGTCGGCGCGGCGACCCTCGCGGGATGCGTGCTCGCAGCGGCGGCCCACCACCTGCTGGCCCGGCCGGGCGGCGGAGCCCTCGCTACTGCCGAGTAG
- a CDS encoding cytidine deaminase: MTEADPGTSPAAYDIDWETLRHRAVELMHRAYAPYSSFPVGVAGLVDDGRVVAGCNVENAAYGVGLCAECGMVSDLHATGGGRLVAVFCVGADGSALMPCGRCRQLLWENGGPDCMLMTPEGPLTMREVLPQAFGVDDLRAGGAQP; this comes from the coding sequence GTGACGGAGGCTGACCCGGGAACGAGCCCAGCGGCATACGACATCGACTGGGAGACTCTGCGCCACCGTGCGGTGGAGCTGATGCACCGGGCCTACGCCCCCTACTCGTCCTTCCCGGTCGGGGTCGCCGGCCTCGTCGATGACGGGCGCGTCGTCGCCGGGTGCAACGTCGAGAACGCCGCCTACGGAGTCGGGCTGTGCGCCGAGTGCGGCATGGTCTCGGACCTGCATGCCACTGGCGGAGGCCGGCTCGTCGCCGTCTTCTGCGTCGGGGCCGACGGCTCGGCCTTGATGCCCTGCGGTCGCTGCCGTCAGCTGCTGTGGGAGAACGGCGGGCCCGACTGCATGCTGATGACGCCCGAGGGTCCGCTGACGATGCGGGAGGTCCTGCCCCAGGCGTTCGGCGTCGACGACCTTCGGGCGGGCGGAGCCCAGCCGTGA
- a CDS encoding BMP family lipoprotein: MRHATKVAAVIAAAALGLAACGSDTPAATPGAGNTGTGGAPAAEQLKVGMAYDVGGRGDQSFNDAAAAGLDKAKAELNLDSKEAVAQNGEAESAREERLQQLIDAGYTNIVAVGFAYAQSVAKVAGENPDVKFALIDSTDAKGDNIENVTFAEHEGSFLVGAAAALKTKTNVIGFVGGVETPLIKKFEAGYIAGAKAVKSDIDIKVQYLTQPPDFSGFGDVAKGKAAAEGMYQANADIVYHAAGGSGGGVFQAAKAANKLAIGVDADQALTADAAVRDVILTSMIKKVDVGVYDFIKSIADDKFTAGEKSFDLEAGGVDYSTTGGKIDDIKAQLDDYKQKIISGEITVPTTP; the protein is encoded by the coding sequence TTGCGTCATGCAACCAAGGTCGCAGCAGTCATCGCGGCTGCCGCGCTCGGACTTGCTGCCTGTGGCAGCGACACCCCGGCCGCCACACCAGGCGCGGGTAACACCGGCACCGGCGGCGCTCCGGCCGCTGAGCAGCTCAAGGTCGGTATGGCCTACGACGTGGGCGGTCGTGGTGACCAGTCCTTCAACGACGCCGCGGCTGCCGGTCTGGACAAGGCCAAGGCCGAGCTGAACCTCGACAGCAAGGAGGCCGTCGCGCAGAACGGCGAGGCCGAGTCGGCTCGCGAGGAGCGGCTCCAGCAGCTGATCGACGCCGGCTACACGAACATCGTCGCGGTGGGCTTCGCCTACGCGCAGTCGGTGGCGAAGGTCGCCGGGGAGAACCCCGACGTCAAGTTCGCCCTCATCGACTCGACGGACGCCAAGGGCGACAACATCGAGAACGTCACCTTCGCCGAGCACGAGGGGTCGTTCCTCGTCGGCGCGGCTGCCGCCCTCAAGACGAAGACCAACGTCATCGGGTTCGTCGGCGGCGTCGAGACGCCCCTCATCAAGAAGTTCGAGGCGGGCTACATCGCCGGCGCCAAGGCCGTCAAGTCCGACATCGACATCAAGGTCCAGTACCTCACCCAGCCGCCGGACTTCTCCGGTTTCGGTGACGTCGCCAAGGGCAAGGCGGCCGCCGAAGGGATGTACCAGGCCAACGCCGACATCGTCTACCACGCTGCGGGTGGTTCCGGCGGTGGTGTCTTCCAGGCCGCCAAGGCCGCGAACAAGCTGGCCATCGGCGTCGACGCCGACCAGGCGCTCACGGCCGACGCGGCGGTCCGCGACGTCATCCTCACGTCGATGATCAAGAAGGTCGACGTCGGCGTCTACGACTTCATCAAGTCGATCGCGGACGACAAGTTCACGGCCGGCGAGAAGTCGTTCGACCTCGAGGCCGGCGGCGTGGACTACTCCACGACGGGCGGCAAGATCGACGACATCAAGGCCCAGCTCGACGACTACAAGCAGAAGATCATCTCCGGCGAGATCACGGTCCCCACGACTCCCTGA
- a CDS encoding ABC transporter ATP-binding protein, with protein sequence MPVIEVRDLHKSFGRTIALDGLDLVVERGEIHGFLGPNGAGKSTTLRILLGLVRADNGSARVLDGDPWHDVETLHRRLAYVPGDVVLWPNLTGGEVIDLLGSLRGGLDEKRLADLLARFQLDPTKKGRSYSKGNRQKVALVAALASDVELLLLDEPSSGLDPLMDAEFRSCVRDFAAGGGTVLLSSHILGEVEALGDRVSIIRAGRNVESGAIDELRRRARTTVEAFLAQPVNASELSKVPGVADLVVAGDRVTCSVDTTHLGELLARLGTHGIRGLTSQPPTLEDLFMDQYRDRETPAGPR encoded by the coding sequence ATGCCCGTGATCGAGGTCCGCGACCTCCACAAGTCCTTCGGCCGCACCATCGCTCTCGACGGACTCGACCTCGTCGTCGAGCGCGGCGAGATCCACGGGTTCCTCGGGCCGAACGGGGCCGGGAAGTCGACCACCCTGCGGATCCTGCTCGGCCTCGTGAGGGCCGACAACGGCTCCGCGCGGGTCCTGGACGGAGACCCCTGGCACGACGTGGAGACGCTCCACCGACGACTCGCCTACGTGCCCGGCGACGTCGTCCTCTGGCCGAACCTCACCGGCGGCGAGGTCATCGACCTGCTCGGTTCCCTGCGCGGTGGCCTCGACGAGAAGCGGCTCGCGGACCTGCTCGCCCGCTTCCAGCTCGATCCCACCAAGAAGGGGCGGTCCTACTCGAAGGGCAACCGGCAGAAGGTCGCGCTCGTCGCGGCCCTCGCCTCCGACGTCGAGCTGCTCCTGCTCGACGAGCCGAGCTCCGGGCTCGACCCGCTCATGGACGCGGAGTTCCGGAGCTGCGTCCGCGACTTCGCCGCCGGAGGGGGGACCGTCCTGCTGTCGAGCCACATCCTCGGCGAGGTCGAGGCGCTCGGGGACCGGGTCAGCATCATCCGCGCCGGGCGGAACGTCGAGTCGGGCGCCATCGACGAGCTGCGGCGGCGGGCACGGACCACCGTGGAGGCGTTCCTCGCGCAGCCGGTGAATGCGAGCGAGCTGTCGAAGGTCCCCGGAGTGGCTGACCTCGTCGTCGCCGGGGACCGGGTCACCTGCTCGGTCGACACGACCCACCTCGGTGAGCTGCTCGCGCGGCTCGGGACGCACGGAATCCGCGGCCTGACGAGCCAGCCCCCCACGCTCGAGGACCTCTTCATGGACCAGTACCGCGACCGCGAGACGCCGGCGGGTCCCCGATGA
- a CDS encoding ABC transporter permease produces MSAQIVQTEPAGPSVDQRTGWTGWLGSLVGWRRLVVLASLGLVVLSLTRVITGANDIDSSGALAAALALAAPIALAGLGGLWSERAGVVNIGLEGMMILGTWGAAFFASNYGPWAGLLGAILMGAVGGAVHALATVVFGVDHIISGVALNLLGLGAASYLAVRTFEGTGGTQSPSLPELPRITISGLSDWLGEIEQGRTFLVADVASVLRALVTNLSVVTVLVVGLLVLSWWIIWRTSFGLRLRSCGESPTAAETLGVNVYRYKFIAVVISGGLAGLGGGFLAMVASNLYREGQTGGRGYIGLAAMIFGNWRPGGLAAGAGLFGYSDAIYLRGGGDVIHAFLLPFSVFLLLWGAWALWRRRQGKRVVGLVSVLIAIGVFAWFALTSIFPRELTGMTPYLATLIVLAFASQRLRMPKADGVVYRKGEAS; encoded by the coding sequence ATGAGCGCGCAGATCGTGCAGACCGAGCCGGCCGGCCCGTCGGTCGACCAGCGGACCGGATGGACCGGATGGCTCGGGTCCCTCGTCGGCTGGCGTCGGCTCGTCGTCCTCGCCTCCTTGGGGCTGGTCGTGCTCTCCCTGACCCGTGTCATCACCGGGGCCAACGACATCGACTCGTCAGGCGCCCTGGCTGCTGCGCTCGCCCTGGCGGCCCCCATCGCCCTCGCCGGTCTCGGCGGTCTCTGGTCCGAGCGGGCCGGGGTCGTCAACATCGGCCTCGAGGGGATGATGATCCTCGGCACGTGGGGCGCGGCGTTCTTCGCCTCGAACTACGGGCCCTGGGCGGGCCTCCTCGGCGCGATCCTCATGGGGGCGGTCGGCGGTGCGGTCCATGCGCTGGCCACCGTCGTCTTCGGGGTCGACCACATCATCTCCGGCGTCGCGCTCAACCTGCTCGGGCTCGGGGCGGCCTCGTACCTCGCGGTCCGCACCTTCGAGGGGACGGGCGGCACCCAGTCGCCGAGCCTTCCCGAGCTGCCCCGCATCACCATCTCGGGGCTCTCGGACTGGCTCGGCGAGATCGAGCAGGGCCGCACCTTCCTCGTCGCCGACGTCGCGAGCGTCCTCCGGGCCCTCGTCACCAACCTCTCGGTGGTGACCGTGCTCGTCGTGGGACTCCTCGTCCTGTCCTGGTGGATCATCTGGCGCACGTCATTCGGTCTTCGGCTGCGCTCGTGCGGTGAGTCGCCGACAGCGGCTGAGACCCTCGGCGTCAACGTCTACCGCTACAAGTTCATCGCGGTCGTCATCTCGGGTGGGCTCGCCGGGCTGGGCGGTGGCTTCCTCGCGATGGTGGCCTCCAACCTCTACCGCGAGGGCCAGACCGGCGGACGCGGCTACATCGGGCTGGCCGCCATGATCTTCGGCAACTGGCGCCCGGGCGGCCTGGCCGCCGGAGCCGGGCTGTTCGGCTACAGCGACGCGATCTACCTGCGCGGAGGCGGCGACGTCATCCACGCCTTCCTCCTGCCGTTCTCGGTGTTCCTCCTGCTCTGGGGCGCGTGGGCGCTCTGGCGCCGGCGGCAGGGCAAGCGCGTCGTGGGGCTGGTCAGTGTGCTGATCGCCATCGGGGTCTTTGCCTGGTTCGCGCTCACGTCGATCTTCCCGCGGGAGCTGACGGGCATGACCCCCTACCTCGCGACGCTCATCGTCCTGGCGTTCGCCTCGCAGCGGCTCCGCATGCCCAAGGCCGACGGGGTCGTCTACCGGAAGGGGGAGGCCTCGTGA
- a CDS encoding ABC transporter permease: MTSRFDLRRMGMALSAPVLAIIVAVLVTSAILVAAGDPVGEVWGTILSVPRPRVVVAIINAAIVYYISAVAVAIGFRMNLFNIGVDGQYRIAAFAAAVVAGEGWLPGPLNILLGLVVAMLAGGLWAGIAGLLKVYRGVSEVISTIMLNAIATVLVAFLLRKVAPQTGSNIVSTKPLPESSHVSGLPLIPGVSREVYGLIILAVLIGVVYWFILGKTRFGFDLRATGRSESAAVASGVKVKRMVLMSMILSGVVAGLVGMPLLFGQDYAYGTTFQPGLGFAGIAIALLGRNHPVGIVFAAFLWAFLDQQSNALQITAGVSDRLVLIIQGVIVLSVVIAYEVIRRLNVRIEQRRVAQALATQAADVKEGAPA; encoded by the coding sequence ATGACGAGCCGCTTCGACCTCCGACGGATGGGCATGGCGCTGTCTGCCCCGGTCCTGGCCATCATCGTGGCGGTCCTCGTCACGTCCGCGATCCTCGTCGCCGCCGGCGACCCTGTCGGCGAGGTGTGGGGCACCATCCTCTCTGTCCCGCGGCCCCGAGTCGTCGTGGCCATCATCAACGCGGCGATCGTCTACTACATCTCGGCCGTCGCCGTGGCCATCGGCTTCCGGATGAACCTCTTCAACATCGGCGTCGACGGCCAGTACCGCATCGCCGCCTTCGCTGCTGCCGTGGTGGCCGGAGAGGGCTGGCTCCCGGGTCCGCTCAACATCCTGCTCGGCCTCGTCGTCGCGATGCTCGCCGGTGGACTCTGGGCCGGGATCGCGGGCCTCCTCAAGGTCTATCGAGGGGTGTCCGAGGTCATCTCGACCATCATGCTCAACGCGATCGCCACCGTGCTCGTCGCCTTCCTGCTGCGCAAGGTGGCTCCGCAGACCGGATCCAACATCGTCAGCACCAAGCCTCTCCCCGAGAGCTCCCACGTGTCCGGACTGCCCCTGATCCCGGGCGTCTCCCGCGAGGTCTACGGCCTCATCATCCTCGCGGTCCTCATCGGCGTCGTCTACTGGTTCATCCTCGGGAAGACCCGCTTCGGCTTCGACCTGCGCGCCACCGGACGCTCCGAGTCGGCGGCAGTGGCGAGCGGCGTCAAGGTCAAGCGGATGGTCCTCATGTCGATGATCCTCTCGGGAGTCGTCGCCGGACTGGTCGGCATGCCGCTGCTCTTCGGCCAGGACTACGCGTATGGGACGACCTTCCAGCCGGGCCTCGGCTTCGCCGGGATCGCCATCGCCCTCCTTGGTCGCAACCACCCCGTCGGCATCGTCTTCGCCGCGTTCCTGTGGGCCTTCCTCGACCAGCAGTCGAATGCCCTGCAGATCACGGCGGGAGTCAGCGACCGGCTCGTCCTCATCATCCAGGGCGTCATCGTCCTGTCGGTCGTCATCGCCTACGAGGTCATCCGTCGGCTCAACGTGCGGATCGAGCAGCGGCGGGTGGCCCAGGCCCTCGCCACCCAAGCCGCCGACGTCAAGGAAGGGGCCCCGGCATGA
- a CDS encoding ABC transporter ATP-binding protein has translation MGEPVVELHGITKRFPGVVANKDIELTVHRGTVHAIVGENGAGKSTLMKILYGVQQPDEGTISVEGRARQLKSPADAIDAGIGMVFQHFQLADNFTVLENVVLGAEKLHGIGEGARRKVKEISDAYGLDLDPDVLVEHLGVGAQQRVEILKVLYRGARIIILDEPTAVLVPQEVDELFDNLRELKAEGLTVIFISHKLDEVLSVADAITVIRRGTTVAEVAPRDVTARDLAELMVGSELPSPSTEESTVTDVPLLSVESTSLDNPLGGRPLLTDVNLTIHSGEIVGIAGVEGNGQDELVEVVMGMREPTSGRILLGDVDTSSWHTREIREAGIGYIPADRHRHGLLLEAPLWENVVLGHQTEPVYVTGPGGTLINGAAARQEAEAVVEQYDVRTPSINVTAGSLSGGNQQKLIIGREMRREPKVLVAAHPTRGVDVGAQAAIWDHIKQARRAGLGVLLISADLEELVGLSDSIHVILRGRLTGQFDPDRVTKEELGAAMTGATATEGAA, from the coding sequence GTGGGTGAGCCGGTCGTCGAGCTGCACGGGATCACCAAACGGTTTCCGGGGGTCGTCGCCAACAAGGACATCGAGCTGACGGTGCACCGCGGCACGGTCCACGCGATCGTCGGCGAGAACGGTGCCGGCAAGTCGACGCTGATGAAGATCCTCTACGGGGTGCAGCAGCCCGACGAGGGGACGATCTCGGTGGAGGGCAGGGCGCGCCAGCTGAAGTCGCCGGCCGACGCCATCGACGCCGGGATCGGCATGGTCTTCCAGCACTTCCAGCTCGCCGACAACTTCACCGTGCTCGAGAACGTCGTCCTCGGCGCCGAGAAGCTGCACGGCATCGGTGAGGGCGCCCGTCGCAAGGTCAAGGAGATCTCCGACGCCTACGGGCTCGACCTCGACCCGGACGTCCTCGTCGAGCACCTCGGAGTGGGCGCCCAGCAGCGGGTCGAGATCCTCAAGGTCCTGTACCGCGGCGCCCGGATCATCATCCTCGACGAACCGACCGCGGTGCTCGTCCCCCAGGAGGTCGACGAGCTGTTCGACAACCTCAGGGAGCTCAAGGCCGAGGGACTCACCGTCATCTTCATCTCGCACAAGCTCGACGAGGTGCTGAGCGTCGCGGACGCCATCACCGTGATCCGGCGCGGCACGACGGTGGCCGAGGTGGCTCCGAGGGACGTCACCGCGCGCGACCTCGCGGAGCTCATGGTGGGTTCGGAGCTGCCGTCGCCGAGCACCGAGGAGTCCACGGTGACGGATGTGCCGCTGCTCAGCGTCGAGAGCACCTCGCTCGACAACCCGCTGGGGGGCAGACCGCTGCTCACCGATGTCAACCTGACGATCCACTCCGGGGAGATCGTCGGCATCGCCGGCGTCGAGGGCAACGGTCAGGACGAGCTCGTCGAGGTCGTCATGGGGATGCGGGAGCCGACGTCCGGCCGGATCCTCCTCGGCGACGTCGACACCTCCAGCTGGCACACGAGAGAGATCCGCGAAGCCGGCATCGGCTACATCCCCGCCGACCGCCACCGCCACGGACTGCTGCTCGAGGCGCCCTTGTGGGAGAACGTCGTCCTCGGTCACCAGACCGAGCCGGTCTACGTGACCGGTCCGGGCGGCACCCTCATCAACGGCGCCGCGGCCCGACAGGAGGCGGAGGCGGTCGTCGAGCAGTACGACGTGCGAACCCCGTCGATCAACGTCACCGCCGGCTCGCTCTCGGGTGGGAACCAGCAGAAGCTCATCATCGGCCGCGAGATGCGCCGAGAGCCCAAGGTCCTCGTCGCCGCCCATCCGACCCGCGGCGTCGACGTCGGTGCCCAGGCGGCCATCTGGGACCACATCAAGCAGGCCCGCCGGGCCGGGCTCGGCGTGCTGCTCATCTCCGCGGACCTCGAGGAGCTGGTCGGCCTCTCCGATAGCATCCACGTCATTCTGCGTGGCCGCCTCACCGGGCAGTTCGACCCCGACCGGGTCACCAAGGAGGAGCTCGGCGCGGCCATGACGGGCGCCACGGCCACCGAGGGAGCAGCCTGA
- a CDS encoding ABC transporter permease: MTGLAGTGALLRLALRRDRVLLPTSIVAVVGLVTAAARATIDLYPEPALAIAAMQEALSNPAVVALYGPVSDPSSIDSLATFKTVLLGAVFLVLLVYVVVRRHTRTEEEEGRLELLGGGVVGRRAPLAAAVLLATAAVLLTAMLVTAASVQVGLDDTGSVGLGIAWATAGLTWVGVTAVAAQLAGTSRGAAGFALGALAVAYVVRVIGDGAGEGTLASGLSWLSPLGWVVKVQAYGANRLWVGALGVIAYLLLVTLAFLLLERRDLGSGIFAGRIGPARGRLRTTGALARRLASGTVAGWLVGVTVLASVMGSVAPNVERFLSGSQIRDVLTRLGGSAGSLIDTFFATELGFAAVAVSALGIALVLRLRAEETAGRAESVLATRTTRIGWAVSQLGVAVVGTALVLAVMGLVLGLVRGGQVGDVPGQVASLGGAALARLPAVWVCTAVALAFVGLAPRFTGFAWGVLLTFFALGEFGELLELPGWLVGLSPFAHLPRLPGGAVEWAPLVALLAVAAALGGAGLYGLRNRDIT, translated from the coding sequence ATGACCGGACTCGCCGGCACGGGAGCCCTCCTGCGCCTCGCCCTGCGCAGGGACCGGGTCCTGCTGCCGACCAGCATCGTGGCCGTCGTCGGCCTCGTCACCGCTGCCGCCAGGGCGACGATCGACCTCTATCCCGAGCCGGCGCTCGCGATCGCCGCCATGCAGGAAGCTCTCTCGAACCCGGCTGTCGTGGCGCTCTACGGACCGGTGTCCGACCCGTCCTCGATCGACTCCCTGGCGACCTTCAAGACGGTGCTGCTCGGAGCTGTCTTCCTCGTCCTCCTCGTCTATGTCGTCGTCCGCCGGCACACCCGCACGGAGGAGGAGGAGGGCCGCCTCGAGCTGCTCGGCGGGGGCGTCGTCGGCCGGCGGGCGCCGCTGGCGGCGGCCGTCCTGCTCGCCACAGCGGCGGTCCTGCTCACCGCCATGCTCGTCACCGCGGCCTCGGTCCAGGTCGGGCTCGATGACACCGGCTCTGTGGGGCTCGGCATCGCGTGGGCGACGGCGGGGCTGACTTGGGTCGGGGTGACCGCGGTCGCCGCGCAGCTCGCAGGCACGTCCCGCGGGGCCGCCGGCTTCGCCCTCGGTGCGCTTGCCGTCGCCTACGTCGTCCGGGTCATCGGCGACGGGGCCGGGGAGGGGACGCTCGCCAGCGGACTCAGCTGGCTGTCCCCGCTCGGCTGGGTCGTCAAGGTCCAGGCCTACGGCGCGAACCGCCTCTGGGTGGGCGCCCTCGGCGTCATCGCGTATCTCCTGCTCGTCACCCTGGCCTTCCTCCTGCTCGAGCGCCGCGACCTCGGGTCCGGCATCTTCGCCGGCCGCATCGGGCCCGCCCGAGGCCGACTCCGGACCACGGGCGCTCTCGCCCGTCGCCTCGCCAGCGGGACCGTGGCCGGCTGGCTGGTCGGAGTCACCGTCCTCGCGTCGGTGATGGGCTCGGTCGCGCCGAACGTCGAGCGGTTCCTCAGCGGGTCACAGATCCGTGACGTGCTGACCCGCCTCGGCGGATCCGCCGGAAGTCTCATCGACACCTTCTTCGCGACCGAGCTCGGCTTCGCGGCCGTCGCCGTGTCCGCTCTCGGCATCGCGCTCGTCCTCCGCCTCCGAGCCGAGGAGACCGCGGGACGGGCCGAGTCCGTCCTCGCAACCCGCACCACTCGCATCGGCTGGGCGGTCAGCCAGCTCGGCGTGGCGGTGGTCGGGACGGCCCTCGTGCTGGCGGTGATGGGGTTGGTGCTCGGTCTCGTCCGGGGCGGCCAGGTGGGCGACGTGCCGGGGCAGGTGGCCAGCCTGGGCGGAGCGGCGCTCGCCCGGCTGCCGGCTGTATGGGTCTGCACCGCCGTGGCGCTCGCGTTCGTGGGGCTGGCGCCGCGGTTCACCGGGTTCGCGTGGGGCGTGCTGCTCACCTTCTTCGCGCTCGGCGAGTTCGGCGAGCTGCTGGAGCTGCCCGGGTGGCTCGTCGGCCTCTCCCCCTTCGCGCACCTGCCACGGTTGCCGGGAGGTGCAGTGGAGTGGGCGCCTCTCGTCGCGCTGCTCGCGGTGGCTGCCGCCCTCGGCGGCGCCGGGCTGTACGGCCTCCGGAACCGCGACATCACCTGA
- a CDS encoding acyl-CoA mutase large subunit family protein yields the protein MADSTGARSESDLPIKPVYDASALSRWDPQTRLGAPGSYPFTRGVYPTMYTGKPWTMRQYAGFGTAKESNERYHQLVRAGTGGLSVAFDLPTQMGYDSDEPIAHGEVGKVGVAIDSLDDMRTLFNGLPLDKISTSMTINAPGSTLLLLYQLVAEEQGVAGNQLTGTIQNDVLKEYIARGTYIYPPRESLRLIADIFAYCQQELPRWNTISISGYHMAEAGATPVQEIAFTLANAMEYVRAAQAAGLDVDDFAPRLSFFFVARTTLLEEVAKFRAARRIWAKIMKEQFGATNPKSQMLRFHTQTAGVQLTAQQPEVNLVRVALQGLGAVLGGTQSLHTNSFDEAIALPTEKAARLALRTQQVIAFETDVTKTVDPFAGSYVVESMTDEIEEAALALIQQVEDRGGAVAAIEQGFQKSEIEHSAYRVQLEIDSGERIVVGVNKYTVDVEEKYDPLRVDPQIEAEQRERLAALRAERDNEAVEAALAELQDAARGTDNVLYPMKRALAARATGGEVAHALREVWGTYQPRESF from the coding sequence ATGGCTGACAGCACTGGCGCGCGCTCCGAGTCCGACCTGCCGATCAAGCCCGTCTACGACGCGTCGGCGCTGAGCAGGTGGGACCCCCAGACCAGGCTGGGCGCGCCGGGCAGCTACCCGTTCACGCGGGGGGTGTACCCGACGATGTACACCGGCAAGCCGTGGACGATGCGGCAGTACGCCGGGTTCGGCACGGCCAAGGAGTCCAACGAGCGCTACCACCAGCTCGTCAGGGCCGGCACGGGTGGCCTCTCCGTCGCGTTCGACCTGCCGACGCAGATGGGCTACGACTCCGACGAGCCCATCGCGCACGGTGAGGTCGGCAAGGTCGGGGTCGCGATCGACAGCCTCGACGACATGCGCACGCTCTTCAACGGCCTGCCGCTCGACAAGATCTCGACGTCGATGACGATCAACGCGCCCGGGTCGACGCTGCTGCTGCTCTACCAGCTCGTCGCCGAGGAGCAGGGTGTCGCGGGCAACCAGCTGACGGGCACGATCCAGAACGACGTGCTCAAGGAGTACATCGCCCGCGGCACCTACATCTACCCGCCGCGCGAGAGCCTGCGCCTCATCGCCGACATCTTCGCGTACTGCCAACAGGAGCTGCCCCGCTGGAACACGATCTCGATCTCGGGCTACCACATGGCCGAGGCCGGAGCGACTCCCGTGCAGGAGATCGCCTTCACGCTGGCCAACGCGATGGAGTACGTCCGGGCCGCCCAGGCGGCCGGTCTCGACGTCGACGACTTCGCCCCGCGCCTGTCCTTCTTCTTCGTCGCGCGCACGACGCTCCTCGAGGAGGTCGCGAAGTTCCGCGCGGCTCGCCGGATCTGGGCCAAGATCATGAAGGAGCAGTTCGGCGCGACGAACCCCAAGAGCCAGATGCTCCGCTTCCACACCCAGACTGCCGGGGTGCAGCTGACCGCCCAGCAGCCCGAGGTCAACCTCGTCCGGGTGGCGCTCCAGGGCCTCGGCGCGGTTCTCGGCGGCACCCAGTCGCTGCACACCAACTCCTTCGACGAGGCGATCGCGCTGCCGACCGAGAAGGCGGCCCGTCTCGCCCTGCGCACCCAGCAGGTCATCGCGTTCGAGACGGACGTGACCAAGACGGTCGACCCGTTCGCCGGCTCCTACGTCGTCGAGTCGATGACCGACGAGATCGAGGAGGCCGCGCTCGCGCTCATCCAGCAGGTCGAGGACCGCGGGGGAGCGGTGGCCGCGATCGAGCAGGGCTTCCAGAAGTCGGAGATCGAGCACTCCGCCTACCGCGTGCAGCTCGAGATCGACAGCGGTGAGCGCATCGTCGTCGGCGTCAACAAGTACACGGTCGACGTCGAGGAGAAGTACGACCCGTTGCGCGTCGACCCGCAGATCGAGGCGGAGCAGCGTGAGCGCCTCGCGGCCCTGCGCGCGGAGCGCGACAACGAGGCGGTCGAGGCGGCGCTGGCCGAGCTTCAGGACGCGGCCCGCGGCACGGACAACGTCCTCTACCCGATGAAGCGGGCCCTCGCGGCCCGCGCGACCGGTGGAGAGGTGGCCCACGCGCTGCGTGAGGTGTGGGGCACCTACCAGCCTCGCGAGAGCTTCTGA